The following are encoded together in the Callithrix jacchus isolate 240 chromosome 19, calJac240_pri, whole genome shotgun sequence genome:
- the LYPD8 gene encoding ly6/PLAUR domain-containing protein 8, with product MAPSLGEVSSSAMKGILIAGLMAVLLVSAVESLSCVQCNSWGKSCVSSTATECPSHANTSCISSSANSSLERASGSYQSMSCSAENCSEEAPVTAFTVHVSAEERFHFVSQCCQGKECNSTSDALDPPLKNVSSSIECPACYESNGTSCSGKPWKCYEKEQCIFLLADLKTDTESKRLVLKGCSNVSNSTCQFLSGENKTVGGVIFRKFECTDANSLTPMSTPAASHNMGSKASLNFLELASLLLLGLLL from the exons ATGGCCCCATCCTTGGGAGAAGTCAGCTCCAGCGCCATGAAGGGCATCCTCATTGCTGGTCTCATGGCAGTGCTTCTGGTTTCCGCTGTAG AATCCCTGAGCTGTGTGCAGTGTAATTCGTGGGGAAAGTCCTGTGTCAGCAGCACTGCCACTGAATGTCCCTCACATGCCAACACCAGCTGTATCAGTTCCTCAGCCAACTCTTCTTTAG AGAGAGCAAGCGGATCATACCAGAGTATGTCCTGCTCCGCGGAGAACTGCAGTGAGGAGGCACCTGTTACAGCCTTCACTGTCCACGTGTCTGCTGAAGAACGCTTTCATTTTGTGAGCCAGTGCTGTCAAGGAAAGGAGTGTAACAGCACCAGCGATGCCCTGG ACCCTCCACTGAAGAATGTGTCCAGCAGCATAGAGTGCCCTGCTTGTTATGAATCTAATGGAACTTCCTGTAGTGGGAAACCCTGGAAATGTTATGAAAAAGAACAGTGCATCTTTCTACTTGCAGACCTGAAGACTG ACACTGAGTCTAAGCGTCTCGTGCTGAAAGGCTGTTCCAATGTCAGTAACTCCACCTGTCAGTTCCTGTCTGGTGAAAATAAGACGGTTGGAGGAGTCATCTTTCGAAAGTTCGAGTGTACAGATGCAAACAGCTTAACCCCCATGTCTACACCGGCCGCTTCCCACAACATGGGCTCCAAAGCTTCCCTCAACTTCCTGGAGCTCGCCAGCCTCCTTCTGCTGGGACTGCTGCTCTGA